A part of Helicobacter himalayensis genomic DNA contains:
- a CDS encoding type II toxin-antitoxin system RelE family toxin yields the protein MNYFLEYSKEAKKFLDKHRDLAPKVISALEQIAQNPHSNTQDIKRLQGTQNCYRLRIGKYRILYEIREKEILIYAYDAESRGDIYK from the coding sequence ATGAATTATTTCTTAGAATATAGCAAGGAAGCAAAGAAATTCCTAGATAAACACCGCGACTTAGCCCCTAAAGTCATCAGTGCCTTAGAGCAAATCGCACAAAATCCCCACTCAAACACGCAAGATATTAAAAGACTACAAGGCACACAAAACTGCTACCGCTTAAGGATTGGCAAATATAGAATCTTGTATGAAATAAGAGAAAAAGAGATTTTAATTTATGCCTATGATGCGGAATCTAGAGGCGATATTTATAAATAA
- a CDS encoding type II toxin-antitoxin system RelB/DinJ family antitoxin: MTSIVQFRMDSSDKEILEIMLKDMGLDLGTAFRMFAAKVLKTGEIPFSISSEIDPDTIETEANKRAYKKAIKELERGETISHEELKKEFGIQ, from the coding sequence ATGACTTCAATTGTGCAATTTAGAATGGATAGCAGCGATAAAGAGATTTTAGAAATAATGCTTAAGGATATGGGGCTAGATTTAGGCACAGCCTTTAGAATGTTTGCTGCAAAGGTGCTTAAAACCGGCGAGATTCCCTTTAGCATAAGTAGCGAAATAGACCCAGATACCATTGAGACAGAGGCAAATAAGAGAGCCTACAAAAAGGCTATAAAAGAGCTAGAAAGGGGTGAGACTATAAGCCACGAGGAGCTTAAAAAGGAGTTTGGAATCCAATGA
- a CDS encoding phage holin family protein, producing the protein MEQLLIFFPNLTYYMELLPVSVVALLAGCMNYLGQEKGNRDLKLSLKIVATSAFLALITFSILSATDLPYLAQVGLSAAVGYFGIDNAIEIVQKLIALKSNKGEKK; encoded by the coding sequence ATGGAGCAACTTTTAATATTTTTTCCAAATTTAACTTATTATATGGAACTTTTACCGGTTAGTGTCGTAGCACTTTTAGCAGGGTGTATGAACTATCTAGGACAAGAAAAGGGCAACAGAGACTTAAAGCTTAGTTTGAAAATAGTGGCTACAAGCGCATTTTTAGCTTTAATCACTTTTTCAATTTTAAGCGCGACAGATTTACCATATTTAGCGCAAGTGGGATTAAGCGCGGCAGTGGGATACTTTGGAATCGACAATGCCATTGAAATCGTGCAAAAGCTTATCGCGCTAAAATCTAACAAAGGAGAGAAAAAATGA
- a CDS encoding DUF5675 family protein produces MFHIILQRQKEYKNIQKPPKAGKVYKEEDSTIGSFKVFDDENKEVFSCFCVENIGPSTDTPRQDKRIIPRVYKLYWTQSSVSLPKEYAPRVLSLYTDELPSFKERRIHIHIGNYPQDTEGCLLLNYADNGNGTGGRSTDAVRDFYALVEKAGVENFTLEVKEIIG; encoded by the coding sequence ATGTTTCATATAATTTTACAAAGACAAAAAGAATATAAAAATATTCAAAAGCCACCAAAAGCAGGAAAAGTTTATAAAGAGGAAGATTCTACAATCGGAAGCTTTAAAGTTTTTGATGATGAAAACAAAGAGGTATTTTCTTGCTTTTGTGTTGAGAATATCGGTCCCAGCACAGACACCCCGCGACAAGATAAGCGCATAATACCAAGAGTGTATAAACTTTATTGGACACAATCTAGCGTAAGCTTGCCAAAAGAATACGCCCCGCGCGTTTTAAGCCTTTACACTGACGAACTGCCAAGCTTTAAAGAAAGGCGCATTCACATTCACATAGGAAACTATCCACAGGATACAGAGGGTTGCTTGCTTTTAAACTATGCAGATAATGGGAATGGCACAGGTGGCAGGAGCACTGACGCAGTGAGAGACTTTTATGCGCTTGTAGAAAAAGCAGGCGTTGAAAACTTCACTTTGGAAGTTAAGGAGATTATAGGTTAG
- a CDS encoding helix-turn-helix domain-containing protein, translating into MILDKITPSENFTIIDNGILRNKSLSIQARMLYALLQSYPKEWVVNLKAIAEILNISLASVRKYRNELVDNGLLTYTQSVDSEGRFTQEMIYTFKHTQAQEIAENTQSLPITQKTASGDSSTLNNIEYINKKDSKERAQKKLLFTLLTSYKTFRDESKTKRTQQTKLPTDFNEQERASFSEFINYRKERGFLAKSTLESITRDFSKLKQSGANIKACVDLCINRGWSGILKANEALNRYESYKKTNFYQVPKTPRPIDTIKF; encoded by the coding sequence ATGATTTTAGACAAAATTACCCCGAGTGAAAATTTCACTATTATTGACAATGGGATATTACGCAACAAATCTTTAAGTATCCAAGCAAGAATGCTTTACGCGCTTTTACAGAGCTACCCAAAAGAGTGGGTAGTAAATCTTAAAGCAATTGCAGAGATTTTAAATATATCACTTGCAAGCGTGCGAAAATATCGCAATGAACTTGTGGATAATGGGCTTTTGACTTATACGCAAAGTGTAGATTCTGAAGGTAGATTTACGCAAGAGATGATTTACACCTTTAAACACACTCAAGCACAGGAAATCGCGGAAAATACGCAATCTTTACCGATTACACAAAAAACCGCATCCGGAGATTCTAGCACCCTTAATAATATAGAATATATAAATAAAAAAGACTCTAAAGAGCGCGCGCAGAAAAAATTACTTTTCACTTTGCTAACTTCATATAAGACCTTTAGAGACGAGAGCAAAACCAAAAGAACACAACAAACTAAACTACCGACAGACTTTAACGAACAAGAGCGGGCAAGTTTTAGCGAGTTTATCAACTATCGCAAGGAACGAGGCTTTTTAGCTAAAAGCACCTTAGAGTCAATAACGCGGGATTTTTCAAAGCTAAAACAAAGCGGGGCAAATATTAAGGCTTGTGTAGATTTATGCATTAATCGCGGGTGGAGTGGGATTTTAAAAGCAAATGAAGCCCTAAACCGCTATGAAAGCTATAAAAAAACAAATTTTTACCAAGTCCCAAAAACCCCACGCCCGATTGATACAATCAAATTTTAG
- a CDS encoding TSUP family transporter yields the protein MLNSIPLSTLLDFLHIQSFENIALYWYVILFFAALFGGLVGSLSGGAGMITMPLLLLSGINPLAALATNKLQACVGSFTGAYTYYSQSNITLNHLCIILALIFASAGAISVQFVKAELLAKILPFVMIAIGLYFLFSRKISDTDRAKPQNKFAFYGFCALISFYGGFLGVGIGTLMLTLLVSLGGYGLSKALAHSRSLVFSINISSTLFFILSGNVLWLLGLLMCIGQAIGASLGAKLALKHGAKIIKPFVICICFGISAQLIIKEFFR from the coding sequence ATGCTAAATTCTATCCCGCTCTCTACTCTGCTTGATTTTCTCCATATCCAAAGCTTTGAAAATATAGCTCTGTATTGGTATGTGATTTTGTTTTTTGCTGCGCTTTTTGGAGGGCTTGTGGGTTCGCTATCAGGTGGTGCGGGTATGATTACTATGCCACTTTTATTACTAAGTGGCATAAATCCTCTAGCTGCCTTAGCGACAAATAAACTACAAGCTTGTGTAGGCTCTTTTACAGGGGCTTATACTTACTATTCTCAAAGTAATATTACTCTAAATCACTTGTGCATTATCCTAGCTCTTATCTTTGCAAGTGCGGGGGCAATTAGCGTGCAGTTTGTTAAAGCCGAGCTTCTTGCAAAAATCCTGCCCTTTGTGATGATAGCAATAGGGCTATATTTTTTATTCTCACGCAAAATAAGCGATACAGATAGGGCAAAACCACAAAATAAATTTGCATTTTATGGCTTTTGCGCGCTAATAAGCTTTTATGGTGGGTTTTTAGGCGTAGGGATTGGCACACTTATGCTAACACTTCTTGTAAGCTTAGGAGGATATGGGCTAAGCAAGGCTTTGGCACATTCGCGCTCACTTGTTTTTAGCATTAACATTTCTTCTACTTTGTTTTTTATCCTAAGCGGGAATGTGCTGTGGCTTTTGGGTTTGCTTATGTGCATAGGACAAGCAATAGGCGCAAGTCTTGGGGCAAAACTTGCACTTAAGCATGGTGCAAAAATCATTAAGCCCTTTGTAATCTGCATTTGCTTTGGTATCTCTGCACAACTCATTATCAAAGAATTTTTTAGGTAA
- a CDS encoding RAD55 family ATPase, translating to MNPLEQEILSSFLAYPQYLEEFLSEVPRECFSKDAQEVLNILQDLPNISLNVFTQSLNKAQSEKAFILEMLSTLPNPNVLLLKEPFIKAYNLDRQRRVAQELLLASENNTLLDIDQLLPNLQTKSYKNFAQWQEYYATKPVMPKFETGVSFLDSALNGGIECAQLVLISGDPEAGKTTLGLQMLEHISKKHKVCFFSFEFPIYQYLKAKDTKKGFNANNLIIIDDGYELYNIAQNIKTLYKSGVRVFLIDSQMRISSPNGRNMEEEESLKFSTLAKLCHSLNIVVFLIVQTSKGDRDNPMGSKKGGHESSITIRIEHDKAENEKIREFSENSRIVILKKNKQTGKHYKERVHFDAQKRIFSSMPTSYSIYEEVIIENIF from the coding sequence ATGAACCCTTTAGAGCAAGAAATTTTAAGCTCTTTTCTAGCTTATCCGCAATATTTAGAGGAGTTTTTAAGCGAAGTGCCAAGAGAGTGCTTTAGTAAAGACGCGCAAGAAGTTTTAAACATTTTGCAAGACTTGCCTAATATTTCTTTAAATGTTTTCACGCAAAGCCTTAACAAAGCCCAAAGTGAAAAGGCCTTTATTTTAGAAATGTTAAGCACTTTGCCAAATCCCAATGTGCTTTTATTGAAAGAACCTTTTATAAAAGCCTATAACTTAGACAGACAAAGGAGAGTAGCCCAAGAGCTTTTACTAGCAAGCGAAAATAATACTTTGCTTGATATAGACCAGCTTTTGCCAAACTTGCAAACAAAAAGCTACAAAAACTTTGCGCAGTGGCAAGAGTATTACGCCACTAAGCCAGTAATGCCAAAGTTTGAAACCGGCGTAAGCTTTTTAGATTCCGCTTTAAATGGTGGTATTGAATGCGCGCAGTTAGTTTTGATAAGCGGAGACCCAGAAGCAGGCAAAACAACCTTAGGCTTACAAATGCTAGAGCATATAAGCAAAAAGCACAAAGTTTGTTTTTTTAGCTTTGAGTTTCCAATTTATCAATATCTTAAGGCTAAAGACACAAAAAAAGGCTTTAACGCCAATAATTTGATAATCATTGATGACGGCTACGAGCTTTACAACATCGCGCAAAATATAAAGACACTTTATAAAAGTGGTGTTAGAGTGTTTTTAATTGATTCTCAAATGCGCATTAGTAGTCCAAATGGTCGCAATATGGAAGAGGAAGAAAGCCTAAAGTTTTCAACCTTAGCAAAACTTTGTCATAGTCTTAATATTGTCGTTTTTTTGATTGTGCAGACAAGTAAAGGCGATAGAGACAACCCAATGGGAAGCAAAAAGGGCGGACACGAAAGCTCAATAACCATTAGAATCGAACACGACAAAGCGGAAAATGAAAAGATAAGGGAATTTAGCGAAAACTCGCGCATTGTGATTTTAAAAAAGAACAAACAGACAGGCAAGCATTATAAAGAACGTGTGCATTTTGACGCACAAAAGCGCATTTTCTCAAGTATGCCTACAAGTTATTCAATTTATGAGGAGGTGATTATTGAAAACATTTTTTAA
- the dnaG gene encoding DNA primase — MITNISEIKARADIVGIIEQYLPLKRAGANYQANCPFHNEKSASFIVSPAKQIFTCFGCGKSGDVFKFVQEYKQLDFKEAIEEVAEISGITPIYDKKGAPKQDKKSLFTKYESLMQLAKNSLLANAQVSNYCFNRGLTKEDLEYFSIGYAPTKEEILSIFTLKEALDLGLLKQSQTRGSYTPFAHRILFALRDQTHHIVGLSGRTHPYINFKNAPKYYNSSESFLFKKSECLYLYSFAKSHIKNTQEAIICEGYLDAITLHKLGFKNAIATSGTAFNLNHINAIYKIDNEVSFTLFFDNDEAGEKAQIRAIDALFKQKIYSISCLLLDKTHKDINEFYTKELLDLNQEAREQGLSKGLKKISALKFYIYYHFKKAKSPKEKDNLLFYLKDLVKNETAFFQKQSLIEQISTITKIDPSFFYSAPIIQHTPKDERFNALAYAIFNNKECAYIAQNTDLDFLNKELKEAVQSFLQTKEIPQNALKIALDESLNIFDVDSFYKELLNAQIYHLKSKFAVARIKKDIPLLCALNISIQEKQQELQTMEIF; from the coding sequence ATGATTACAAATATTAGCGAGATTAAAGCAAGAGCCGATATTGTAGGAATTATCGAGCAGTATTTACCTTTAAAAAGGGCAGGCGCGAACTATCAAGCAAACTGCCCTTTTCACAATGAAAAAAGCGCGAGTTTCATTGTAAGCCCAGCAAAGCAGATTTTTACTTGCTTTGGTTGCGGGAAAAGTGGCGATGTGTTTAAATTTGTGCAAGAGTATAAGCAACTAGACTTTAAAGAGGCAATCGAGGAAGTAGCAGAGATAAGCGGGATTACTCCAATTTATGACAAAAAAGGCGCGCCAAAGCAAGATAAAAAAAGCCTTTTTACTAAATATGAAAGCCTTATGCAACTTGCAAAAAATAGTCTTTTAGCAAATGCGCAAGTTAGCAACTACTGCTTTAATCGAGGATTGACTAAAGAGGACTTAGAATATTTTAGTATAGGATACGCGCCGACAAAAGAGGAAATTTTAAGTATTTTCACTTTAAAAGAAGCCCTAGATTTAGGATTATTAAAACAATCTCAAACAAGAGGAAGCTATACACCTTTTGCACATCGCATTCTTTTTGCTTTACGAGACCAAACGCACCATATTGTAGGATTAAGCGGACGCACACACCCTTACATCAATTTTAAGAACGCGCCAAAATATTACAATTCAAGCGAAAGTTTTTTATTCAAAAAAAGCGAGTGCCTTTATTTGTATTCTTTTGCAAAATCGCATATTAAAAACACACAAGAGGCAATTATTTGCGAGGGCTATCTTGATGCAATCACTTTGCATAAACTAGGATTTAAAAACGCAATAGCAACAAGCGGGACAGCTTTTAATCTCAACCATATAAACGCGATTTATAAAATTGACAATGAAGTGAGCTTTACACTTTTTTTTGATAATGATGAAGCAGGAGAAAAGGCACAAATAAGAGCAATCGACGCGCTTTTTAAGCAAAAGATTTACTCTATTTCTTGTTTGCTTTTGGATAAAACCCACAAAGATATAAACGAGTTTTACACCAAAGAGCTTTTAGATTTAAACCAAGAGGCGCGAGAGCAGGGATTAAGCAAAGGATTAAAAAAAATAAGTGCCTTGAAGTTTTATATTTATTACCATTTCAAAAAAGCCAAAAGTCCCAAAGAAAAAGACAATTTGCTTTTCTATTTAAAAGATTTAGTGAAAAATGAAACAGCCTTTTTTCAAAAACAATCTTTAATAGAACAAATAAGCACTATTACAAAAATAGACCCGAGCTTTTTTTATTCAGCACCTATAATCCAGCACACGCCTAAAGATGAACGCTTTAACGCCCTTGCTTATGCGATTTTTAATAATAAAGAATGCGCATACATTGCACAAAACACCGACCTAGACTTTTTAAACAAAGAGCTAAAAGAGGCAGTGCAAAGCTTTTTACAAACAAAAGAAATTCCACAAAACGCGTTAAAAATCGCCCTTGATGAAAGTTTAAATATTTTTGATGTTGATAGCTTTTACAAAGAGCTACTTAATGCACAGATTTATCATTTAAAATCAAAATTTGCAGTAGCGAGGATAAAAAAAGACATTCCACTACTTTGCGCGTTAAACATTTCCATACAAGAGAAGCAACAAGAATTACAAACAATGGAAATTTTTTAA
- a CDS encoding type I restriction-modification system subunit M: MKSVREREELHKTIWKIANDLRGVIELSKSKDYVFGFLFYYFISEKLKNDLKEHYDTDNYETLSDEEAENGKDTILETYGFFIKPSALFSNVLKNADQEKSNLNETLSNIFKQIQDSSKQFNGLFADMDLHSDNIGKSNSERNRKILNIMRAISDLELHYNENEIDVFGDAYEYLMKMYASNAGKSGGEFFTPQEVSKLLVEITLCNNAKPNKVYDPACGSGSLLLQYKKILKKDPKSGYFGQEINITTYNLARMNMLLHNVAYTKFDIAHGDTLIKPNEEHKNTEPFDAIVSNPPYSIKWEGKSNALLINDERFLKAGVLAPESKADLAFVMHSLAWLSEKGSAAIVTFPGVMYRSGAERDIRKYLIEEDYIDCVIALAPNLFFGTGIAVCILVLRKNKNRDDKVLFINASDAFIKVTNKNMLSPQNLEWILRSYKARETKEFVSALVPKEQIAKNDYNLSVSSYVEAKDTREVVDISLLNAEIKEMLKNQMHLRAEIEKIVEELEAC; this comes from the coding sequence ATGAAAAGCGTTAGAGAAAGAGAGGAGCTTCATAAAACAATATGGAAAATCGCCAACGACTTAAGAGGAGTAATCGAGCTCTCGAAATCCAAAGATTATGTTTTTGGATTTTTGTTTTATTACTTTATCAGTGAGAAACTCAAAAATGACCTTAAGGAGCATTATGATACAGACAACTATGAGACCTTAAGCGATGAGGAGGCAGAAAATGGCAAGGATACTATCCTTGAAACCTATGGTTTTTTTATCAAACCTAGTGCTTTGTTTTCTAATGTGCTTAAAAATGCGGACCAAGAAAAATCCAATCTCAATGAGACTTTAAGCAATATTTTTAAACAAATCCAAGACAGCAGCAAGCAATTTAATGGGCTTTTTGCAGATATGGATTTACATTCTGATAACATTGGCAAGTCTAATAGTGAGCGCAATAGAAAAATCTTAAATATTATGAGGGCTATTAGTGATTTGGAGTTGCATTATAATGAAAATGAAATTGATGTCTTTGGCGATGCGTATGAATATCTGATGAAAATGTATGCAAGTAACGCGGGGAAAAGTGGCGGGGAGTTTTTCACTCCTCAAGAGGTTAGCAAACTGCTTGTTGAAATCACACTTTGCAATAATGCTAAGCCTAATAAAGTCTATGACCCTGCTTGTGGGAGTGGCTCACTGCTCTTGCAGTATAAAAAGATTTTGAAAAAAGACCCGAAATCAGGCTATTTTGGACAAGAAATTAATATCACTACTTATAACCTTGCAAGAATGAATATGCTACTGCATAATGTAGCATACACGAAATTTGATATAGCACACGGCGATACTCTAATAAAGCCTAATGAAGAACACAAAAACACCGAGCCATTTGATGCAATCGTTAGCAATCCTCCTTATAGTATCAAATGGGAGGGCAAAAGCAACGCGCTTTTAATCAACGATGAACGATTTTTAAAAGCGGGGGTTTTAGCCCCTGAATCAAAGGCTGATTTGGCTTTTGTAATGCATAGCTTAGCGTGGCTTAGTGAAAAAGGTAGCGCGGCTATTGTAACTTTCCCGGGTGTAATGTATAGAAGCGGTGCGGAGCGGGATATAAGAAAGTATTTGATAGAAGAGGATTACATTGATTGTGTGATAGCCCTTGCGCCTAATCTTTTCTTTGGCACAGGGATTGCGGTGTGTATCTTGGTATTGCGCAAAAATAAGAATAGGGACGATAAGGTTTTGTTTATCAATGCAAGCGATGCATTTATCAAAGTAACCAATAAAAATATGCTTTCACCGCAGAATCTAGAATGGATTTTGAGATCCTACAAGGCAAGGGAGACTAAAGAGTTCGTAAGCGCACTCGTGCCAAAAGAGCAAATTGCTAAGAACGACTATAACTTAAGCGTTTCTAGCTATGTGGAAGCCAAAGACACGCGCGAAGTGGTTGATATAAGCCTTCTTAATGCAGAGATTAAAGAGATGCTTAAAAACCAAATGCATTTAAGAGCGGAAATTGAGAAAATAGTCGAAGAACTTGAAGCGTGCTAA
- a CDS encoding restriction endonuclease subunit S, protein MTKKVNCHSEGKARRISTNEESKYLELVKMVSLGEIGTFTRGNGLQKKDFTESGVPCIHYGQIHTYYGIHTEKTISFVSEEVAKSLKKAKSGDLIIAGVSENKEDVCKAVAYLGDDEVCISGDSFVFSHKQNPKFISYFFKTDFFQDQKIKFAFGTKVIRVHNSNLSKIKIPLPPLNVQNEIVQILDKFDCLVNDLSKGIPAEIAARRKQYAYYREKLLSFKSLEKSED, encoded by the coding sequence ATGACAAAAAAGGTTAATTGTCATTCTGAGGGCAAAGCCCGAAGAATCTCAACAAACGAAGAATCTAAATACCTAGAACTTGTAAAAATGGTAAGCTTGGGGGAGATTGGCACTTTTACGCGTGGAAATGGTTTGCAAAAAAAGGATTTTACAGAATCTGGAGTCCCTTGTATCCATTATGGACAAATTCACACTTATTATGGAATCCATACTGAAAAAACAATATCTTTTGTGAGTGAGGAAGTGGCAAAGTCGCTTAAGAAAGCAAAAAGTGGAGATTTAATCATTGCTGGAGTTAGTGAAAATAAAGAAGATGTTTGTAAAGCGGTAGCATATTTAGGAGACGATGAAGTTTGCATTAGTGGGGATAGTTTTGTATTTTCTCATAAACAAAATCCTAAATTTATAAGCTATTTTTTTAAAACTGATTTCTTTCAAGACCAAAAAATAAAGTTTGCCTTTGGAACTAAGGTTATTCGTGTGCATAATAGCAACTTAAGCAAGATAAAAATCCCCCTCCCACCTTTAAATGTGCAAAATGAAATTGTCCAAATCCTAGATAAATTTGATTGCTTAGTTAATGACTTAAGCAAAGGAATCCCCGCAGAGATTGCAGCAAGAAGAAAACAATACGCATATTATAGAGAGAAATTACTAAGCTTTAAAAGTTTAGAAAAAAGTGAAGATTAG
- a CDS encoding site-specific integrase: MDILHSKTYTRGGVIYIDTTLKDLGRIRFSTKLQASKENLARVLLDIQSYVYKHLRGEPKQEIVKYPIATIAELFLQNTNLKSQTLLKYKYNTNDLVKFFGKKDIRLWTQKDLEAYANNTEQDYKLNFLNQLLRFAKDEGIATHLKPLRVKKSHQIQGESVIPFTSEEVKLLLQNATGELKLFLIIAFFTGARTGEIRALTYEDCDFKNDKILINKAIESATGKITSTKTGTNRYVDMLPILKRTLLSQERTKGTIITQPISDLRGQYFALLEKLNIKKRAIYQTRHTFATMMLEHKEEVLWISAMLGHKSLSTTFTHYVKYIPTQIKRASFVEAEFGGEI; the protein is encoded by the coding sequence ATGGACATCTTACACAGCAAAACTTACACAAGGGGCGGGGTGATTTATATTGACACAACCTTAAAGGACTTAGGACGCATAAGATTTAGCACAAAACTGCAAGCAAGTAAGGAAAATCTAGCTAGAGTTTTATTAGACATACAAAGCTATGTTTATAAACACTTGCGAGGCGAGCCTAAGCAAGAAATTGTAAAATATCCAATAGCAACAATCGCGGAACTTTTCTTGCAAAATACAAACCTTAAGTCGCAAACTTTACTTAAATACAAATACAATACAAATGATTTAGTAAAGTTTTTCGGAAAAAAAGACATTCGGCTTTGGACACAAAAAGACCTAGAAGCCTACGCAAATAATACAGAGCAAGACTATAAGCTAAATTTTTTAAACCAGCTTTTACGATTTGCTAAAGACGAGGGAATTGCTACGCACCTAAAGCCCTTACGCGTAAAAAAGTCCCACCAAATTCAAGGCGAGAGCGTTATACCTTTCACCAGCGAGGAAGTGAAACTTTTATTACAAAACGCAACAGGCGAACTTAAATTATTCTTAATCATCGCTTTTTTTACAGGCGCGCGCACCGGAGAAATAAGGGCTTTGACTTATGAAGATTGTGATTTTAAAAACGACAAGATACTTATTAATAAAGCCATAGAATCCGCCACCGGGAAAATTACCAGCACAAAAACAGGCACTAATCGTTATGTTGATATGTTGCCAATCCTCAAGCGCACGCTTTTAAGCCAAGAGCGCACAAAAGGGACTATTATCACGCAACCTATTTCAGACTTACGCGGGCAGTATTTCGCACTTTTAGAGAAATTAAACATTAAAAAAAGAGCGATTTACCAAACGCGCCATACTTTTGCCACGATGATGTTAGAGCATAAAGAGGAAGTTTTATGGATTAGTGCGATGTTAGGACACAAAAGCCTTTCTACGACTTTTACGCATTATGTTAAATACATTCCCACCCAAATCAAAAGAGCGAGTTTTGTTGAGGCAGAGTTTGGAGGTGAAATATGA